In Moritella sp. F3, the genomic stretch CGGAGACGGACAAGTTTCTCTTGGCAACACGGTAATGAAAGGCAACGCAAGAAAAGTACGCCGTTTATACAATGGCCAAGTTATCGCTGGTTTTGCCGGTGGCACCGCTGACGCATTTACCCTTATTGAACGTTTTGAAGCAAAATTACAAGCTCACCAAGGTAACCTAGAGCGTGCGGCTGTAGAGCTTGCGAAAGATTGGCGTTCCGATAAAGTGCTACGTAATCTAGAAGCCTTATTGGCTGTAGCAGATAAAAACAGTTCGTTTATCATCACCGGTAATGGCGATGTAGTGCAACCTGAAAATGACCTTATCGCTATCGGTTCTGGTGGTAATTTCGCTCAGGCATCAGCCATGGCATTATTAGAAAATACCGAGCTAGACGCTGAAGAAATCGCTAAAAAATCCCTGACTATTGCAGGTAATATCTGTGTATTCACCAACGGTTTCCAAACAGTTGAAACTATCGATTACTAAATTTTACCGAATTAAAGGACGCTTATTATGTCTTCAATGACACCAAGAGAAATCGTTTCTGAATTAGACCGCCATATTATCGGTCAACAAAATGCCAAACGCGCAGTGGCAATCGCCCTACGTAACCGCTGGCGCCGCATGCAGCTAGACCAAGAACTTCGTCAAGAAGTATCACCAAAAAATATTTTGATGATCGGTCCAACGGGTGTCGGTAAAACGGAGATAGCACGTCGTTTAGCCAAATTAGCTAACGCCCCATTTATCAAAGTTGAAGCAACTAAATTTACTGAAATTGGTTATGTAGGTAAAGAAGTCGAGCAAATCATCAAAGATTTAACCGATGTTGCAGTAAAACTGACTCGTGAACAAGAAATGAAGAAATACCACGTTCGTGCTGAAGAAAATGCAGAAGATCGTGTACTTGATGCCCTACTTCCTAACCCACGTAACAACTGGGGCGAAGAAGAAAAAGCCAGTAATGACAATACACGTCAAATCTTCCGTAAAAAATTACGCGAAGGTAAATTAGCTGATAAAGAGATTGATATCGAACTTGCTGCACCGCAAGTAGGCGTAGAAATAATGGCGCCTCCTGGTATGGAAGAAATGACCAATCAATTACAAGGCATGTTCCAAAACCTATCTGGCGGCTCTACAACTAAAGCCCGTAAGATGAAAGTCAAAGATGCATTAAAACAGCTTGTTGAAGACGAAGCTGCAAAACTGGTTAACCCTGAAGAATTAAAAGAAAAAGCGATTTTCGCAGTCGAAAACAACGGCATCGTCTTCCTCGATGAAATTGATAAGATCTGTAAGCGCAGCGATTCAACTGGCGGTGACGTATCACGCGAAGGCGTGCAGCGTGATTTGCTACCGCTTATCGAAGGCTCAACGGTAACAACTAAACACGGTATGGTGAAAACAGACCACATCTTATTCATCGCATCAGGTGCTTTCCAAGTTGCAAAACCGTCTGACCTGATCCCTGAACTACAAGGTCGTTTACCAATTCGCGTTGAATTAGATGCGCTAAGATCAGAAGATTTTGTCCGTATTCTTACAGAACCAAAAGCGTCACTAACAGAACAATACGTTGCGATGCTGAAAACGGAAGGCGTGAACGTCGACTTTACTCAAGCTGGTATCGATGCCATTGCCAATGCCGCTTGGAACGTTAACGAAAAAACTGAAAACATCGGTGCTCGTCGTTTACACACAGTAATGGAACGCTTAATGGAAGAAATTTCATTCGATGCATCAGAAAAGGATGGTGAAAACCTACTTGTTGACGGTGATTACGTTGGTAAATACCTCAATGAATTAGTGGAAGATGAAGATCTAAGCCGCTACATTCTTTAATTTACCCATAACTCAATGCGGTAAATTAAAAATAACAAAAAGGCGCTTATCATAAGCGCCTTTTTTAGTTGCACGTTAAGGTATTAGCGCCTTTGCAACAAGGTACTGTAAGTTGTCTCTATCGGTTTTAGCTTTTCTGTAATTTGACACCAGTGGCAACGAGTTCGTCGTAGTGAGTTAAGTTTTTTCTTGAGTCGAGTACGTTTCATTGGCAACCCCTTTGATTGTCGAGATATAGTGTCAAAAATTTCCGATTATCAATGAAACAAGACTAGTTTAGCTTTCGATAATCGCCAACTTAAATGAGTACTCATTCGCTATTTTTAACGCTACTTAGCCTCTGTTCACAATAAAATAAGCGATAAGTACTGCAATCGCACGGTTATTTTTTGATGCTAAACATATTTACAGCTAGTTAAGTCACCATTTTATTCATTAAATTATGGTAGTCTAGTGATAGATGTTCACCAATAAAATTAACAAGAAGCTCCTGCAACCATGTCCAGCAAATACCCATGTGTCGAATTTGATAATCCATATAATTTAACGACTGAATCACAACTCGCAGATAGATATCATGATGAAATAGCACAATTTTGGGATGCAACAATTATCGAAAACACGCTGCAAGGTGTTGATAATGTAACGCTACGTTATGCATCAGCAGTGACCAATGCAACCGGTCCAGCGATAGTATTGTTAGGGGGGCGCTCAGAGTCTTATCAGAAGTTTCGCGAACTCATTTATGACCTTTGCCAGCAAGGCTACTCGGTATATTGCTTAGATCATCGTGGCCAAGGTATGTCAGATAGATTATTAAAAAATCTACATAAAGGCCATGTAGAACATTTTCGTGATTACGTCACCGATTTAAAATTATTTATCGATAAAGTCATTAGCCCTACCCAACACAGTAAGCAGTATTTATTGTGTCATTCGATGGGAGGCGCAATTGGCAGTTTATACTTGCAAAGCTACCACCATGACTTTGATGCTGCAGTACTTGCATCCCCTATGTTTGGGATTAATTTCGGCCAAATACCACGCCCTATTGCGAATGTTTATAGCCGTGCGATGCAGGTAGTGAACAAGATCATCCATACCGAATCATTTTATGCTCCCGGTAAAGGGGATTTTGTCCATTCACCGTTTGAAAATAACCAACTAACGCATAGCCCACTGCGTTTTGATATTTTCCGTCGTAGCTATGGTTTTTATCCACAAACGCAATTAGGTGGTCCAACAATTAACTGGCTGCAACAAAGTATTAAAGCCTGTCGCCGCGCAATCCAATACGCTGGAGATATCAAAACCCCCACGTTAGTCTTGCAAGCAGGTGGCGATGAAGTTGTACTTGCCGAAGCACAGCAACAATTTTGCCGCGCATTAAGCCATGAACATAATCAGCATCAACCCGCTGAGCCTGTTTTAATCCCTGGCGCTGCACATGAATTATTCTTAGAAACGGATATTTTTAGGATCCCAGCACTCACAGTGGCATTGAATTACTTTGCCAAATATTGAGTACATACTACGGACAGTTTCACGACAAGCACTACGCTAGATACACGCAGTAAATATTGAGGTTAAGATGTATAAAGTTATCGTTTCTGATTTAGATGGTACGTTACTGACACCTGCACATATTGTCTCAGAACAGACCAAAGTAACCATTCACAAGTTACTTAAACAGGGTAAAAAATTCATCATTGCTACCGGTCGACATAACGTCGATGTTGAAGCAATTAGAAAAACGATTGATGCTGAAGTTTATCTCATCACCTCAAACGGAGCTCGAGTTCACAACAATAAAGGTGACTTGATCTACAGTAAAAATGTGCCTATTGAGATCGCACAAACGATCACAGAGATTGTGTTACCTGAGACAATTCAAACCAATATTTACCGTGATAACGAATGGTTTGTCGACAAGCCAAACCCTGAGATCCTCAGCTTTAGTCAAGACTCTACATTTAGCTATCAAGTGACTGATCTCACCACATTAGAAAAAGCAGGTATCGCCAAATTCTTTTTCTGTGGTCCACACGAAGATCTCGTTATCTTAGCTGCACAAATTAACGCACAGCACAGCGCCCAACTTAATGTGTCATTCTCATTACCAGAATGCCTAGAAGTCATGGACATTAATGTCAACAAGGCTCTCGCATTGACTGAAGTACTCAAAATTAAAGGCTTCACAATGGCAGAAACTATCGCATTTGGTGATGGTATGAATGATATCGAAATGCTGCAAGCGGTTGATAAAGGGTTAATAATGGGAAATGCTTCAGACATGCTTAAAGCAGCGCTTCCCCATTTTGAAATGATCGGCAGTTCAGCTGAAGATGGCGTTGCCCACTATATAGAAAAAAATATATTGTAGTTACTCAAGAGCAAACGCATAATAATGAATTAGTTACTCGAAAAGGATTTCGCGGTAACTAATTCACAACGTTTCAATCTCTCTCGATATCAAGGATGAATTATGCTTCGAGTTATGACCTATTTCTGCCTCTTTCTAATCACAGGTTGTGCTCAACAACAGCACCAACCAATCGTCAGTGACAGTCCTTATTCTATCGCTAGTAGTAAACAACTACCCGATACGACGCTTGTCATTAAATCATCAACACCAGATGTAAATACACGAGAAAATATCTCTATCGTGCCAGCGAAATATTACAATTTCAGCGGCATAGTGACGATAACACCGCAGCAACGCACTATGCGTTTATGCCACTCAGATAAAATATTCAACCTGCGACTTAATGAGCATCTCCTCACTCAAATCAAACGCTTAGATCAGCCAACCGCCTATATTGAATTTGAAGGTCAAATAAACCAATCACTCAACCCACTTCATCAGCGTGCAATTACCAGTGTTGAAGAGCTACATTATTTGTCCGGCCAGAAAAAGGCGAGCTGTAGACCGCAGAGTACGCTGCCAAAATTTGAGATAAGCGGTTCACAACCAGATTGGACAGGGTATGCTCAAGAGAACCAGTTTACATTCATAATCAAAGATTTAAATAGTAAATGGGCCATTAAAAGAAGTGTTATTATCAAAGGTTTACGCGCATTCGTTGAAACCGAAAATAGCGAAGGTGAACAACTAGAGCTGTCTTTCACTGGCAGCGGTTGTATCGATAGCAGTAATAATTATTGGCAGTATGAAACCAAGCTATATTTAAAGGGCAAACAAATAACAGGCTGTGGTAAATACCCAAATCAGCATGATGATACACAGGCTTGGTTAGGTAATTATCGTTACAAAAATAACAATCTCACCATTGAATTAGAACTTGGTAAATATCAACAAGCCAATGTGAAATACCAATATAGCAATGGCAAAGTACAGACAAGTAGCGGATTCTGGCACCTCTATGGTTCATCAGGGTTAAAATTATTGCTCACCCAACATCAAGATAATAAAGCCAACGTTATCTATCACTTCCGACGTGATGGCGTCAGACTGCAAGCAAGCCAACAATGGCGAAATAATCAGAAATATAGTTTTAATGGCGCACTATTAACGCTCGATAGGATGACCGATGAGGTTGAAGCAGAATCATTTAGCAGCGCTAACCTTAATACGCTAACGCAAGTATTTCAGGCTCAAGACGTCATATCCCCGACAACAAGTACACTTGCAATCAACAATGCCATCAAGCGCTATTTTGCCATGCATAAAACCAATACAGACAATACCAAATATTGGTTTAGTGAATATGACTTAAATGGTAACGGCCGCCAAGATTTGCTCGTCATGCTCGACTGGTGTGAAGGAGACGGCTGTGTATTATTAATCTTTGAAAATGACTTAAATCGATATAAATTTATTAGCCGTATAGCACAAGTACAAGCACCACTACAGATAAGTAAAACGCAACAACACCAATGGCAAAGTTTATTGGTAAAAAACAAGCAGCAATGGCTACAGCTCGATTTTGATGGTATTAGCTATCCCACATTGGAAAAAGCCAAACAATTAGCAGCGGAGACGAACTTTACTCAGGTTAAATTATTCACCACGGCGTTAACCCAAAGTAATGCCATCGCAATAGAATAAATACGAGCATCGTGCAGTTCGTTTAACTAGATCGATAGATAAATGGATACCAAAAACGGAAAATACTGCAGCTAATTTATCTCTACAGCCTCATTTCCGTTTTGCTCGTGAAGGTTATTTTATTATCAATCTTTTAAGTTAGA encodes the following:
- the hslU gene encoding ATP-dependent protease ATPase subunit HslU; translation: MSSMTPREIVSELDRHIIGQQNAKRAVAIALRNRWRRMQLDQELRQEVSPKNILMIGPTGVGKTEIARRLAKLANAPFIKVEATKFTEIGYVGKEVEQIIKDLTDVAVKLTREQEMKKYHVRAEENAEDRVLDALLPNPRNNWGEEEKASNDNTRQIFRKKLREGKLADKEIDIELAAPQVGVEIMAPPGMEEMTNQLQGMFQNLSGGSTTKARKMKVKDALKQLVEDEAAKLVNPEELKEKAIFAVENNGIVFLDEIDKICKRSDSTGGDVSREGVQRDLLPLIEGSTVTTKHGMVKTDHILFIASGAFQVAKPSDLIPELQGRLPIRVELDALRSEDFVRILTEPKASLTEQYVAMLKTEGVNVDFTQAGIDAIANAAWNVNEKTENIGARRLHTVMERLMEEISFDASEKDGENLLVDGDYVGKYLNELVEDEDLSRYIL
- a CDS encoding Cof-type HAD-IIB family hydrolase — translated: MYKVIVSDLDGTLLTPAHIVSEQTKVTIHKLLKQGKKFIIATGRHNVDVEAIRKTIDAEVYLITSNGARVHNNKGDLIYSKNVPIEIAQTITEIVLPETIQTNIYRDNEWFVDKPNPEILSFSQDSTFSYQVTDLTTLEKAGIAKFFFCGPHEDLVILAAQINAQHSAQLNVSFSLPECLEVMDINVNKALALTEVLKIKGFTMAETIAFGDGMNDIEMLQAVDKGLIMGNASDMLKAALPHFEMIGSSAEDGVAHYIEKNIL
- the hslV gene encoding ATP-dependent protease subunit HslV; translation: MTTIVSVRREGKVVMAGDGQVSLGNTVMKGNARKVRRLYNGQVIAGFAGGTADAFTLIERFEAKLQAHQGNLERAAVELAKDWRSDKVLRNLEALLAVADKNSSFIITGNGDVVQPENDLIAIGSGGNFAQASAMALLENTELDAEEIAKKSLTIAGNICVFTNGFQTVETIDY
- a CDS encoding alpha/beta fold hydrolase — its product is MSSKYPCVEFDNPYNLTTESQLADRYHDEIAQFWDATIIENTLQGVDNVTLRYASAVTNATGPAIVLLGGRSESYQKFRELIYDLCQQGYSVYCLDHRGQGMSDRLLKNLHKGHVEHFRDYVTDLKLFIDKVISPTQHSKQYLLCHSMGGAIGSLYLQSYHHDFDAAVLASPMFGINFGQIPRPIANVYSRAMQVVNKIIHTESFYAPGKGDFVHSPFENNQLTHSPLRFDIFRRSYGFYPQTQLGGPTINWLQQSIKACRRAIQYAGDIKTPTLVLQAGGDEVVLAEAQQQFCRALSHEHNQHQPAEPVLIPGAAHELFLETDIFRIPALTVALNYFAKY